In Pedosphaera parvula Ellin514, the following proteins share a genomic window:
- a CDS encoding RCC1 domain-containing protein yields the protein MKLYRFFCVLFLAAWALPFVAQPASVISWGTLSATNAITNAVAVFTHGAGGSGTAHGLALLNNGTVAGWGANQYGQATPPANLTNAVGIAAGPYFSLAVRADGTAVSWGRNLGGESSIPPGLTNVIAVSASFGHGLALLADGTVRGWGSVGGLASLSNAVAIASGQNHNLALRNDGTVVAWGSNLFGQTNVPAKLYQM from the coding sequence ATGAAACTATATCGGTTCTTCTGTGTTTTGTTCCTTGCCGCATGGGCATTGCCCTTCGTCGCGCAACCCGCCTCCGTCATAAGCTGGGGGACACTCTCTGCTACAAACGCCATCACGAACGCTGTCGCTGTTTTTACGCATGGCGCAGGAGGATCAGGAACAGCCCATGGTCTTGCCCTTCTGAACAATGGGACCGTTGCGGGGTGGGGTGCTAATCAATACGGACAGGCTACTCCCCCCGCCAATCTGACCAACGCTGTCGGAATTGCTGCTGGGCCATATTTCAGCCTTGCGGTTCGCGCGGACGGCACAGCAGTTTCCTGGGGCAGAAACCTGGGGGGAGAGTCATCGATTCCTCCCGGTTTAACCAATGTTATTGCCGTATCTGCAAGTTTTGGTCATGGCCTCGCCCTACTTGCGGATGGAACCGTACGAGGATGGGGCAGCGTGGGAGGACTTGCCAGCTTGAGCAATGCCGTCGCAATTGCCTCGGGTCAAAACCATAACCTTGCCCTGCGAAATGATGGAACCGTCGTAGCTTGGGGCTCAAATCTTTTTGGACAAACCAATGTCCCTGCCAAACTTTATCAAATGTAA